A single genomic interval of Rosistilla ulvae harbors:
- a CDS encoding DUF6807 domain-containing protein, with amino-acid sequence MRYLSLLIAFTCLSTAAVSQVSGEEFSVRKTDKSIEVKQGDSPVATYLFRSGAKPIIWPLYGPGDVEMTRGYPMRDASSDERSDHIHHRSLWFTHGEVNDIDFWAETEGHGVIEQKEILEAKGGKQAVIATANDWMSPEGKKILSDRRRFTFGGDDTMRWVDCDFTLIASAGEVHFGDTKEGSFGIRTAGTMKVDAKTGGTILNSNGEKNIDAWGTKAKWCDYFGPVQGKTRGIAILNHPSSFQYPCRWHVRNYGLFAANPFGHYHFVGDKKKTDGFRLAPGETIQLRYRVILHDGTTEEAEIAKQFEAFSATEIAGP; translated from the coding sequence ATGCGATACCTGTCCCTTTTGATTGCCTTTACCTGCCTCAGCACCGCCGCCGTCTCGCAAGTCAGCGGCGAAGAGTTTTCGGTTCGCAAAACCGACAAGTCGATCGAGGTCAAACAGGGCGATTCGCCCGTAGCCACGTACCTGTTCCGCAGTGGAGCGAAGCCGATCATCTGGCCGCTGTACGGACCGGGCGACGTCGAGATGACTCGCGGCTATCCGATGCGCGACGCTTCTTCCGACGAACGCAGCGATCACATCCACCATCGCTCGCTGTGGTTCACCCACGGCGAAGTCAATGACATCGACTTCTGGGCCGAGACCGAAGGGCACGGCGTCATCGAGCAGAAAGAAATCCTGGAAGCCAAGGGTGGCAAGCAGGCCGTGATCGCAACGGCCAATGATTGGATGAGCCCCGAGGGGAAGAAGATCCTGTCGGACCGCCGCCGGTTCACTTTTGGTGGCGATGACACGATGCGTTGGGTCGATTGCGATTTCACCTTGATCGCTTCGGCTGGCGAAGTTCACTTCGGCGACACCAAAGAAGGTTCGTTCGGAATCCGCACCGCGGGGACGATGAAAGTCGACGCCAAGACGGGCGGAACAATCCTCAACAGCAACGGCGAAAAGAACATCGACGCCTGGGGCACTAAAGCCAAATGGTGCGACTACTTCGGACCAGTTCAAGGTAAGACGCGCGGCATCGCGATCCTGAACCATCCGTCGAGCTTCCAATATCCCTGCCGCTGGCACGTGCGAAACTACGGCCTGTTCGCTGCCAACCCCTTCGGTCACTATCACTTTGTCGGCGACAAAAAGAAGACCGACGGCTTCCGCTTGGCACCGGGCGAAACGATCCAGCTGCGATATCGCGTGATCTTGCACGACGGAACCACCGAAGAAGCTGAGATCGCGAAGCAGTTCGAAGCGTTTTCGGCTACCGAGATCGCGGGCCCTTAA
- a CDS encoding AAA domain-containing protein, with the protein MESVAERLRMDERRQRASGKQAESYGETLLDLVVSDHDTGLGGRYLLSFVKRNRNLQLPWNRFKVGSPVIVAAQDDHSIDSMPGVVSRRNNESIQVALDQWPDGDVYRIDMSPDEVTRVRQHQALATVRTSRGRLAQLRDVLLGEREPAFGKLPEILISSRLNQSQQEAIRFALSARDVAIIHGPPGTGKTTTVVEMIRYAVGRGDTVLACAPSNTAVDNLVTRLVQAGSKVVRLGHPARVNQDLQLHTLDGQAANDPAMRVVSEMMRESEELFRQLGRYTRAKPDKGHKQSLRREACRLRDDARLMERQVIQNVIDRADIVCATTTFDGQILGDRTFDLAVVDEACQSTEPGNWPVVTRADRIVLAGDHCQLPPTVLSVEAANEGFAISMMQRLVEHYGDAITRQLNVQYRMHNHVMDFASQQFYDGSLVADPSVASHRLSDLESIDLLPETDQPVTYYDSAGAGWDEELEPDGLSKRNPQEAILVLRKAHELREAGVAAEDIGIIAPYAAQVRLLRQRCQHPRIEIDTVDGFQGREKEAILISLVRSNAIGEIGFLADKRRMNVALTRARRKLIVVGDSATLGANPFYTEFLEYVEAIGGYHSVWEEL; encoded by the coding sequence ATGGAATCGGTCGCCGAGCGGCTGCGGATGGACGAACGCCGCCAAAGGGCAAGCGGCAAGCAGGCCGAATCGTACGGCGAAACGCTGTTGGATCTGGTCGTCAGCGATCATGACACCGGGCTCGGCGGACGTTATCTACTGAGCTTCGTCAAGCGAAATCGCAATCTCCAACTCCCCTGGAACCGCTTCAAAGTCGGTTCGCCGGTGATCGTCGCCGCCCAAGACGATCACTCGATCGACAGCATGCCGGGCGTTGTCAGCCGCCGCAACAACGAATCGATCCAAGTCGCCCTGGACCAATGGCCCGACGGCGACGTCTATCGCATCGACATGTCTCCCGACGAAGTCACGCGGGTCCGCCAGCATCAAGCGCTAGCGACGGTCCGGACCAGCCGCGGCCGATTGGCTCAGCTGCGCGACGTGCTGTTGGGCGAGCGGGAGCCGGCGTTTGGCAAGCTGCCCGAGATCTTGATCTCCAGCCGACTGAACCAGTCGCAACAGGAAGCGATCCGGTTCGCGCTGAGCGCTCGCGACGTGGCAATCATCCACGGCCCGCCGGGAACCGGCAAGACGACGACCGTGGTCGAGATGATTCGTTACGCCGTCGGTCGCGGCGACACCGTGTTGGCTTGTGCCCCCAGCAACACCGCGGTCGACAATCTGGTGACGCGACTGGTCCAAGCCGGTTCCAAGGTAGTCCGACTGGGACATCCGGCTCGCGTCAATCAAGACCTGCAACTGCATACGCTCGACGGCCAAGCGGCCAACGATCCGGCGATGCGAGTCGTCAGCGAGATGATGCGTGAATCGGAAGAGCTGTTCCGACAACTGGGCCGCTACACGCGAGCCAAGCCGGACAAGGGACACAAACAATCGCTGCGACGCGAGGCCTGCCGATTGCGCGACGACGCTCGGTTGATGGAACGGCAAGTGATCCAGAACGTGATCGATCGCGCCGACATCGTCTGTGCGACGACGACGTTTGATGGCCAGATCTTGGGGGACCGGACGTTTGATCTCGCCGTGGTCGACGAAGCGTGTCAGAGCACCGAACCGGGCAACTGGCCCGTCGTCACCCGCGCCGACCGGATCGTTCTGGCCGGGGACCACTGCCAGTTGCCGCCGACGGTGCTGTCGGTCGAAGCGGCCAATGAAGGGTTTGCGATCAGCATGATGCAGCGGCTGGTCGAACATTACGGCGACGCGATCACGCGGCAGTTAAACGTTCAGTACCGGATGCACAACCACGTCATGGACTTTGCCTCGCAGCAGTTTTATGACGGATCATTAGTCGCCGACCCGAGCGTCGCTTCGCACCGATTGAGCGATCTCGAATCGATCGACCTGCTGCCCGAGACCGATCAACCGGTCACCTACTACGATTCTGCCGGCGCCGGTTGGGACGAGGAACTCGAACCCGATGGGCTGAGCAAACGGAATCCGCAAGAGGCGATTCTCGTCTTGCGAAAGGCGCACGAACTGCGAGAAGCGGGCGTCGCGGCGGAGGACATCGGGATCATCGCACCCTATGCGGCCCAGGTCCGCCTGCTGCGTCAGCGGTGCCAGCATCCGCGGATCGAAATCGACACGGTCGATGGATTTCAGGGCCGCGAAAAAGAAGCGATCCTGATCTCATTGGTCCGATCCAACGCGATCGGCGAGATCGGATTTCTGGCCGATAAGCGGCGGATGAACGTTGCCCTGACCCGAGCCCGCCGCAAATTGATCGTCGTCGGCGACAGCGCCACGTTGGGCGCAAACCCGTTTTATACGGAATTTCTTGAATACGTCGAAGCGATCGGCGGCTACCACAGCGTCTGGGAAGAACTCTAA